The region TCACCGGCTCCAGGTCGCCCACCCGGTCAAGCATGGCCTCGATTTCCAGCTCGGTGGCGTCCAGCAGTTTCTCGCCGTCGAACCCGAAGAACTTGATGCCGTTGTCGGCCGCCGGGTTGTGCGAGGCGCTGATCACCACGCCGGCCTCGGCATTCAGGTAACGGGTCAGGTAGCTCACGCCCGGCGTGGGCAGCACCCCGAGGTGAATCACGTTCACGCCGCGGCTGGTCAGGCCGGCAGCCAGGGCAGCGGCCAGCATGTCGCCGCTCTGGCGGGTGTCCTTGCCGATCACCACGCTGGCCCGGCCCTGGGCGCGGCGGCTAAGCACCTCGCCGGCCACCTGGCCCAGCTTCAGAACCCAGTCGGCGGTCAGCGGGGCCAGGCCGGCCACCGAGCGGACTCCATCGGTGCCGAAATATTTCCGTTCACTCATGGGGGAGATGATACCCGCTTCACGCTCTGCTGGCCGCCGGTGCCCGGCAGTTCTTACTCTGGCGAGTTGTCCAGGGGGCTCAGCCCGCCCAATTGAAGGTCCATGCTCGGCACCCCCGGCGACACCCAGGAATTGCCGCGCAGCACGAAGCGCCAGGGCAGATGCCGGCCCTCTTTGATGCCCACCCGCGCTGTGACTTCCACCTGTTCCGGCGGCAGTGCCCCGGCCCAGTCTAGAAACAGGTCCGGGCGGTCCACCGGCGTGTGCGCCACCTGCCCTGGCACCAGCCCCAGCGCATACACCAGCTTGGCCGGGCCGTTGGTCAGGTCGCGCTCACGGGTGACCGGGCGGTGCAGCAGCATCTGACCCACGCCTTCCAGGGGTTCCAGCGCCCGGATCAGCACGCTGGCGCTGATGCCTTCTTCCCGGCAGCTGACCTGGAGCAGGGGATGCCCGTGCGCTGCCCAGAACAGCCAGTGCCCCGGCGCGATGCTCATCTCGGCGCTGCGGGCGGCATGAAAGCGCCCGGCGGTGCAGGCTGGGTCGCGGGGGCAGTCGTAGGCTTCCGTCTCCACGATGCGGCCGGCCATCTGCTCGCCGTAGCGGTCGGTATGCACCAGGGTGGCGCCCAGCAGTTCGCGGGCCACTGCCACCGGGTCACGCTGAAAGAAGCTGGCCGTGAGCCGGGTCACGCCGGTGCCTGCCACTGCCTGGGGCCCGAGAAGGACAGAATCATGGCCGGTACTCTAGAGCATCGGTCTGCGCTGCCCCCAGCCGCTCAGTAAACCAGTAGGTAGTAGGTCCAGTAAAAAGGCGCCCCCGCAGGAGCGCCCGCTGAGCTTAAGGCTCTTATTCCGCCACGCTGACGGTGGTGTTCATGTTGCCCTTGGTGGCGCGGGAGTAGGGGCAGACATCCAGGGTTTCTTCCATCAGCTGCTGGGCCTGGGCGCGGTCCATGCCGGGGAAGTGGCCTTCGAGGTGAGCGTTCAGCAGAAAAGACACGCTGTCTTTTTCCATGCTCACCGTGGCGGTGATGGTGGCGTCGGCCGGCAGCTGGATGTGGTGGCGGCGGGCCACCAGGCCCAGGGCGCCCTGGAAGCAAGCGCCGTAGCCGGCGGCAAACAGCTGTTCGGGGTTGGTGCCCTGGCCGTCGTCGCCGCCCAGCGCCTTGGGCACGCTGAGGTTGAGGCTCAGGCGGCCGTCTTCGCTCTGGATAGAACCGCTGCGGGCGCCCTGGACTTTGACGGTGGTTTCGTAAAGGTTAGCCATGCGGCCAGTCTAGTTCCGGGGCCGGAGCCGTAAGGTGCCGCATTAACGAAACCCTAATGCGCCACCGCTGTTGCAGGC is a window of Deinococcus sp. Marseille-Q6407 DNA encoding:
- a CDS encoding DNA-3-methyladenine glycosylase, whose amino-acid sequence is MTRLTASFFQRDPVAVARELLGATLVHTDRYGEQMAGRIVETEAYDCPRDPACTAGRFHAARSAEMSIAPGHWLFWAAHGHPLLQVSCREEGISASVLIRALEPLEGVGQMLLHRPVTRERDLTNGPAKLVYALGLVPGQVAHTPVDRPDLFLDWAGALPPEQVEVTARVGIKEGRHLPWRFVLRGNSWVSPGVPSMDLQLGGLSPLDNSPE
- a CDS encoding organic hydroperoxide resistance protein, with the translated sequence MANLYETTVKVQGARSGSIQSEDGRLSLNLSVPKALGGDDGQGTNPEQLFAAGYGACFQGALGLVARRHHIQLPADATITATVSMEKDSVSFLLNAHLEGHFPGMDRAQAQQLMEETLDVCPYSRATKGNMNTTVSVAE